One window from the genome of Betaproteobacteria bacterium encodes:
- a CDS encoding peroxidase-related enzyme (This protein belongs to a clade of uncharacterized proteins related to peroxidases such as the alkylhydroperoxidase AhpD.), whose product MTKPAVSRFPVPKLSELPGDIRERINKVQEKAGFVPNVFIVLAHRPDEFRAFFAYHDALMLRAGGLTKAEKEMIVVATSSANHCLYCIVAHGAILRAYSKRPLLADQVAGNYLKADLSPRERAILDFAMKVATQAHRVEDHDFAPLHAHGLSDEDVWDVGAIAAFFALSNRMANLTSMRPNDEFYAMAR is encoded by the coding sequence ATGACCAAGCCTGCTGTCAGCCGCTTCCCCGTCCCGAAGCTCTCGGAGCTGCCCGGGGACATCCGGGAGCGGATCAACAAGGTGCAGGAAAAGGCGGGGTTCGTGCCCAACGTGTTCATCGTGCTGGCGCACCGGCCCGACGAGTTCCGCGCCTTCTTTGCCTATCACGACGCGCTGATGCTGCGCGCGGGGGGCCTTACCAAGGCCGAGAAGGAAATGATCGTGGTGGCCACGTCGAGCGCGAACCACTGCCTCTATTGCATCGTGGCTCACGGCGCGATCCTGCGCGCGTACTCGAAGCGGCCGCTCCTCGCGGACCAGGTTGCTGGCAACTACCTGAAGGCGGACTTGAGCCCGCGCGAACGGGCCATCCTGGACTTCGCGATGAAGGTGGCCACGCAGGCGCACCGGGTGGAGGACCACGACTTCGCCCCCCTGCACGCCCATGGGCTTTCCGACGAGGATGTCTGGGACGTGGGTGCCATCGCAGCGTTCTTCGCGCTTTCCAATCGCATGG
- a CDS encoding low molecular weight phosphotyrosine protein phosphatase, producing MADRGGSVLFVCTGNICRSPTAEGVFRHLARERGVVERLHIDSAGTIDYHEGEAPDPRAIEHAARRGYDLSDLRARQITYADFHQFDRILAMDRGHLRELKGEAPKGTLSRISRFLDHSGRWPGMDVPDPYYGGERGFEEVLDMVEEASARLLEEILAGLPR from the coding sequence GTGGCTGACCGCGGCGGCAGCGTCCTTTTCGTGTGCACGGGCAACATCTGCCGTTCACCGACGGCCGAGGGCGTCTTCCGGCACCTGGCGCGCGAGCGTGGCGTGGTAGAGCGGCTGCATATCGATTCGGCGGGCACCATCGACTACCACGAGGGCGAGGCGCCGGACCCGCGGGCGATCGAGCACGCTGCGCGGCGGGGCTACGACCTCTCGGACCTGCGCGCGCGACAGATCACCTATGCGGACTTTCATCAGTTCGACCGCATTCTCGCCATGGACCGCGGCCACCTGCGGGAATTGAAGGGGGAGGCGCCCAAGGGCACCCTCAGCCGCATATCGAGGTTCCTGGACCACTCGGGCCGGTGGCCGGGGATGGACGTCCCCGATCCCTACTACGGCGGGGAGCGCGGGTTCGAGGAGGTGCTGGACATGGTCGAGGAGGCCTCGGCGCGGCTCCTCGAGGAAATCCTGGCCGGCCTGCCGCGCTGA